The following are from one region of the Nicotiana tabacum cultivar K326 chromosome 3, ASM71507v2, whole genome shotgun sequence genome:
- the LOC107805619 gene encoding uncharacterized protein LOC107805619 isoform X2: MSPIQNFEQHSRLLLEPDLPIQTRLQMAMEVRDSLEITHTGEYLNFLKCYFRAFSGVLYQITKPQFADNPEHKLRNIVVEILNRLPHSEVLRPFVQDLLKVAMHVLTTDNEENGLICIRIIFDLLRNFRPTLENEVQPFLDFVCKIYQNFRATVSYFFESGAMAVPPPPAPTSSVSSLGESDMKPMEVDQMSTSSGGYFGAGQLNPSTRSFKIVTESPLVVMFLFQLYSRLVQTNIPHLLPLMVSAISVPGPEKVPPHLKTHFIELKGAQVKTVSFLTYLLKSFADYIKPHEEGICKSIVNLLVTCSDSVSIRKELLVALKHVLGTDFKRGLFPLIDTLLEERVLVGTGRACFETLRPLAYSLLAEIVHHVRGDLSLSQLSRIIYLFSSNMHDASLSLSIHTTCARLMLNLVEPIFEKGVDQHTMDEARILLGRILDAFVGKFNTFKRTIPQLLEEGEDLKGRSTLRSKLELPVQAVLNLQVPVDHSKEVSDCKHLIKTLVMGMKTIIWSITHAHLPRSQVSASTQGTPPQVLASASTTSSVPQPFKGMREDEVWKASGVLKSGVHCLALFKEKDEERDMIHLFSQILAIMEPRDLMDMFSLCMPELFECMISNTQLVHIFSTLLQAPKVFRPFADVLVNFLVSSKLDVLKHPDSPAAKLVLHLFRFLFGAVAKAPSDCERILQPHVHVIMETCMKNASEVEKPIGYLQLLRTMFRALAGGKFELLLRDLIPMLQPCLNMLLALLEGPNGEDMRELLLELCLTLPARLSSLLPHLPRLMKPLVMCLKGSDDLVSLGLRTLEFWIDSLNPDFLEPSMANVMSEVILALWSHLRPAPYPWGGKSLQLLGKLGGRNRRFLKEPLALECKENPEHGLRVILTFEPSTPFLVPLDRCINLAVAAVMQRSVIVDAFYRKQALKFLRVCLSSQLNLPGSATDDRLTSRMLSTLLVSSVDPSWRRSETSDIKADLGVKTKTQLLAERSVFKILLMTIIAASAEADLHDSKDEYVISICRHFAIVFHIESSAAHGSLSVTPVGASVLSSSTSISAKSRYSTSSNLKELDPLIFLDALVDVLADENRLHAKAALNALNVFAETLLFLARSKHSDVLMSRGGPATPMIVSSPSMSPVYSPPPSVRVPVFEQLLPRLLHCCFGCTWQAQMGGVMGLGALVGKVTVETLCAFQVRIVRGLVYVLKRLPVYATKEQDETSQVLTQVLRVVNNVDEANSEARRQSFQGVVEYFASELFNPNVSINVRKIVQSCLALLASRTGSEVSELLEPLYQPLLQPLILRPLRSKTVDQQVGTVTALNFCLALRPPLLKLTQELINFLQEALQIAEADETVWVMKFMNPKVATSLNKLRTACIELLCTAMAWADFKTQNQSELRSKIISMFFKSLTSRNSEIVAVAKEGLRQVIQQQRMPKELLQSSLRPILVNLAHTKNLSMPLLQGLARLLELLSNWFNVTLGGKLLEHLRKWLEPEKLAQCQKSWKAGEEPKIAAAIIELFHLLPSAAGKFLDELVTLTIDLEAALPPGQFYSEINSPYRLPLTKFLNRYPTAAVDYFLARLCQPKYFRRFMYIIRSDAGQPLREELAKSPEKIIASAFPEFITKSDAPAGQESLSRPSTSTGDEGLATPQAEASVPSVSTNVAPQDAYFQGLALVKTLVKLMPNWLQNNRVVFDTLVLMWKSPARISRLQNEQELNLVQVKESKWLVKCFLNYLRHDKTEINVLFDILSIFLFRTRIDFTFLKEFYIIEVAEGYPSNMKRTLLLHFLNLFQSRQLGLDHLVVVMQMLILPMLGHAFQNGQTWDVVDSAIIKTIVDKLLDPPEEVSADYDEPLRIELLQLATLLLKYLQTDLVHHRKELIKFGWNHLKREDSASKQWAFVNVCHFLEAYQAPEKIILQVFVALLRTCQPENKMLVKQALDILMPALPRRLPLGDSRMPIWIRYTKKILVEEGHSIPNLIHIFQLIVRHSDLFYSCRAQFVPQMVNSLSRLGLPYNTTAENRRLAIELAGLVVNWERQRQSEMKIVPANDGTGQNADGLSHASAGSVDLKHPTDGSSFSEDPSKRVKVEPGLQSLCVMSPGGASSIPNIEIPGSGGQPDEEFKPNAAMEEMIINFLIRVALVIEPKDKEASLMYKQALDLLSQALEVWPNANVKFNYLEKLLSNAPPSQSKDPAIALVQGLDVMNTVLEKQPHLFIRNNINQLSQILEPCFKYKVLDAGKSLCSLLKMVSLAFPPEAANTTQDVKMLYQKVEEFIQKHLAAVAAPQTSGEDNSGSMVSFVLYVIKTLAEVHKNFIEPANLVRLLQRLARDMGSSIGSHVRQGQRSDPDSAVTSSRQGADVGVVITNLKSVLGLINERVMVIPDCKRSVTQILNSLLSEKGTDPSVLLSILDVIKGWIEVDMTKPGVAIASSTFLSPKDVVSFLQRLSQVDKQNFTPSPAEEWDKKYLELLYGLCADSNKYALSLRQEVFQKVERQYLLGLRAKDPEVRMRFFSLYHESLGRTLFTRLQYIIQIQDWEALSDVFWLKQGLDLLLAILVENKSITLAPNSAKVPPLVVSGSVGDSTGPQPMVLDVPEGSEEAPLTFDSFVAKHTQFLNEMSKLQVADLVIPLRELAHTDANVAYHLWVLVFPIVWVTLHKEEQVALAKPMITLLSKDYHKKQATHRPNVVQALLEGLQLSHPQPRMPSELIKYIGKTYNAWHIALALLESHVMLFLNDTKCSESLAELYRLLNEEDMRCGLWKKRSITAETRAGLSLVQHGYWQRAQSLFYQAMVKATQGTYNNTVPKAEMCLWEEQWLSCAGQLSQWDVLVDFGKMVENYEILLDSLWKQPDWAYLKDHVIPKAQVEETPKLRIIQAYFSLHEKSTNGVAEAENIVGKGVDLALEQWWQLPEMSIHARIPLLQQFQQLVEVQESARIIVDIANGNKLSGNSVVGAHGGLYADLKDILETWRLRIPNEWDSSSVWYDLLQWRNEMYNAVIDAFKDFGTTNSQLHHLGYRDKAWNVNKLAHIARKQGLSEVCVSVLEKMYGHSTMEVQEAFVKIREQAKAYLEMKGELTSGLNLINSTNLEYFSVKHKAEIFRLKGDFLLKLNDCEGANLAYSNAISLFKNLPKGWISWGNYCDMAYKETHEEIWLEYAVSCFLQGIKFGIPNSRSHLARVLYLLSFDTPNEPVGRAFDKYLEQIPHWVWLSWIPQLLLSLQRTEAPHCKLVLLKVATVYPQALYYWLRTYLLERRDVANKSEYGRMAMAQQRMQQNVAGASAAGSMGLVDGNARMAGQSGGSSAVDNHIPQGAQSGGGVGSHDGSSSQIQEPERPDSSMPSGNDQSLHQSSSGGDGGQAALRRNSALTLVASAASAFDAAKDIMETLRSKHSNLASELEILLTEIGSRFVTLPEERLLAVVNALLHRCYKYPTATTAEVPQSLKKELSGVCRACFSADAVNKHVEFVREYKQDFERDLDPDSTATFPATLSELTERLKHWKNVLQSNVEDRFPAVLKLEDESRVLRDFHVVDVEVPGQYFTDQAIAPDHTVKLDRVGADIPIVRRHGSSFRRLTLIGSDGSQRHFIVQTSLTPNARSDERILQLFRVMNRMFDKHKESRRRHICIHTPIIIPVWSQVRMVEDDLMYSTFLEVYENHCARNDREADLPITFFKEQLNQAISGQISPDAVVDLRLQAYNEITKSFVTDSIFSQYMYKTLLSGNHMWAFKKQFAIQLALSSFMSFMLQIGGRSPNKILFAKNTGKIFQTDFHPAYDSNGMIEFNEPVPFRLTRNLQAFFSHFGVEGLVVSAMCAAAQAVVSPKQSQHLWYHLAMFFRDELLSWSWRRPLGMPLAPVVGAGSLNPVDFKQKVTTNVENVIGRINGIAPQYISEEEENGMDPPQSLQRGVAELVEAALTPRNLCMMDPTWHPWF, encoded by the exons GGTCCTTGTTGGAACCGGTCGTGCATGCTTTGAGACATTGAGGCCTTTGGCTTATAGCCTATTGGCGGAGATTGTTCACCATGTCAGGGGGGATCTTTCTTTGTCCCAG TTATCACGGATAATTTATCTTTTCTCAAGCAACATGCATGATGCTTCTTTGTCGCTCAGCATCCATACTACATGTGCTCGTCTGATGTTAAATCTg GTGGAACCGATTTTTGAGAAAGGTGTCGACCAGCACACCATGGATGAAGCAAGGATTTTGTTG GGTCGGATTTTGGACGCTTTTGTTGGCAAATTCAACACGTTTAAGCGTACAATTCCACAG CTTCTAGAAGAGGGGGAGGATTTGAAAGGTCGATCTACATTAAGGTCAAAATTAGAACTTCCGGTGCAG GCAGTACTCAATTTGCAAGTTCCTGTGGATCACTCTAAGGAAGTCAGTGATTGCAAGCATCTGATTAAAACCTTGGTTATGG GAATGAAAACCATAATATGGAGCATCACCCATGCGCATTTGCCACGATCACAG GTTTCGGCATCCACCCAGGGAACGCCTCCTCAAGTTCTTGCCTCAGCATCAACTACTTCATCAGTACCTCAACCTTTTAAAGGAATGAGAGAAGACGAG GTTTGGAAAGCTTCTGGTGTGCTTAAAAGTGGTGTTCATTGCTTGGCATTATTCAAGGAGAAGGACGAAGAGAGAGACATGATCCACCTTTTTTCCCAGATTTTGGCTATTATGGAACCACGAGATTTGATGGACATGTTCTCCTTATGCATGCCTGAATTGTTTGAgtgcatgatttctaacacacaGTTAGTCCACATATTTTCAACCCTATTGCAAGCACCAAAAGTTTTCAGACCATTTGCAGATGTCCTGGTTAACTTCCTTGTAAGCAGCAAACTTGATGTCCTTAAGCATCCAGATTCACCTGCAGCAAAGCTAGTTTTGCATCTTTTTCGGTTTTTGTTTGGTGCTGTCGCAAAGGCTCCTTCAGATTGTGAGCGCATACTGCAACCTCATGTGCATGTTATTATGGAAACTTGCATGAAAAATGCATCCGAGGTTGAAAAACCCATTGGTTATTTGCAACTCCTTCGTACAATGTTCCGTGCCCTTGCAGGAGGAAAATTTGAACTTCTATTGCGTGACTTGATTCCTATGCTGCAACCCTGTTTGAATATGCTGTTGGCTTTGCTTGAGGGGCCTAATGGTGAAGATATGCGGGAGCTTCTGCTGGAGCTTTGCTTGACCCTTCCTGCACGATTAAGTTCACTGTTACCTCACCTTCCTCGCCTGATGAAGCCTCTTGTTATGTGTCTTAAAGGTAGTGATGACCTAGTGAGTCTTGGTTTAAGAACACTTGAGTTTTGGATTGATAGTCTGAATCCTGATTTTTTGGAACCAAGCATGGCAAATGTCATGTCCGAGGTGATTTTGGCATTATGGTCTCATTTGAGGCCTGCACCTTATCCTTGGGGTGGGAAGTCTCTGCAGCTCCTTGGAAAGTTAGGTGGGCGTAATAGGCGTTTTCTCAAAGAACCTCTTGCTCTTGAATGCAAGGAAAATCCTGAGCATGGGCTTCGTGTGATCCTTACATTTGAACCGTCCACCCCATTTTTGGTGCCTTTAGATCGTTGTATAAATCTTGCGGTGGCTGCTGTCATGCAAAGAAGTGTCATTGTGGATGCTTTCTACAGAAAACAAGCTCTGAAATTTCTTCGTGTATGCTTGTCCTCTCAGCTTAATCTTCCTGGTAGTGCTACTGATGATAGATTGACTTCTAGGATGCTATCGACCTTGTTAGTTTCCTCAGTTGATCCATCTTGGAGAAGATCAGAGACATCTGATATAAAG GCTGACCTGGGTGTCAAGACAAAGACTCAACTCCTTGCTGAAAGATCTGTTTTTAAAATTCTTCTTATGACCATTATTGCGGCAAGTGCTGAAGCCGATCTGCATGATTCCAAGGATGAGTATGTCATCAGCATCTGTCGACATTTTGCCATTGTATTTCATATAGAAAGCTCTGCCGCCCATGGTTCTCTTTCAGTTACTCCAGTTGGTGCCTCTGTGCTTTCATCTAGCACCAGCATTAGTGCAAAGTCAAGATATAGTACTTCTTCCAACCTGAAAGAGTTGGACCCTCTTATATTTTTGGATGCTTTGGTGGATGTCCTGGCGGATGAAAATAGACTGCATGCCAAGGCAGCTTTAAATGCACTAAATGTGTTTGCTGAGACCCTTCTATTCCTTGCTCGCTCGAAACATTCAGATGTGTTGATGTCAAGAGGAGGTCCTGCCACACCTATGATTGTCTCTAGCCCATCAATGAGTCCTGTATATTCTCCACCTCCTAGTGTTCGTGTCCCTGTTTTTGAGCAGCTTCTGCCCCGTCTTCTGCATTGTTGCTTTGGATGTACATGGCAAGCACAAATGGGGGGAGTCATGGGGCTTGGTGCTTTGGTTGGGAAAGTCACTGTTGAAACTTTGTGTGCTTTCCAAGTCCGTATCGTGCGGGGACTTGTTTACGTCCTCAAGAGACTTCCTGTTTATGCCACTAAAGAGCAAGACGAGACCAGCCAGGTGCTTACACAAGTTCTTCGTGTGGTGAATAATGTTGATGAAGCAAATAGTGAAGCGCGGAGGCAAAGCTTCCAAGGAGTTGTTGAATACTTCGCATCAGAGTTATTTAATCCTAATGTGTCTATTAATGTGAGGAAGATTGTGCAGTCTTGTTTAGCACTTTTGGCAAGCAGGACTGGTAGTGAGGTTTCTGAGTTGCTTGAACCCTTATACCAACCTTTGCTTCAGCCTCTTATACTACGTCCATTACGGTCAAAGACTGTTGATCAACAG GTGGGGACTGTTACAGCTTTGAACTTTTGCTTGGCCTTGAGACCTCCACTTCTAAAGTTGACTCAGGAGCTGATCAATTTCCTGCAAGAAGCATTGCAAATAGCTGAGGCTGATGAAACAGTATGGGTTATGAAATTTATGAATCCTAAGGTAGCAACCTCGTTAAACAAACTGCGCACAGCCTGCATTGAATTACTCTGCACTGCTATGGCGTGGGCCGACTTTAAAACCCAAAATCAATCTGAATTGCGttcaaaaattatttcaatgtTCTTCAAGTCTCTGACAAGCAGAAATTCAGAAATTGTAGCTGTTGCAAAGGAAGGGTTGCGACAG gTCATACAACAGCAAAGGATGCCAAAAGAACTTCTACAAAGTAGTCTTAGACCTATATTGGTTAACTTGGCCCACACTAAAAATCTCAGCATGCCTCTTCTTCAAGGTTTGGCCCGCTTGCTTGAACTTCTGTCCAATTGGTTTAATGTGACCTTAGGTGGCAAGTTACTGGAGCATCTTAGGAAATGGTTGGAACCTGAAAAGCTAGCACAGTGCCAGAAATCGTGGAAGGCTGGCGAGGAACCAAAAATAGCTGCTG CTATTATCGAACTCTTCCACCTGCTTCCCTCTGCAGCTGGGAAGTTTCTGGATGAGCTTGTGACGTTGACTATAGATTTGGAAGCAGCTCTTCCACCTGGGCAGTTTTACAGTGAGATTAACAGTCCATATAGGCTGCCAttgaccaagttcctgaatcgaTATCCAACTGCTGCTGTTGATTACTTTCTTGCTCGATTATGTCAACCTAAATACTTCAGGCG GTTTATGTACATCATAAGGTCAGATGCTGGACAGCCTTTAAGAGAAGAACTTGCAAAATCACCAGAAAAGATAATTGCAAGTGCCTTTCCCGAATTTATTACCAAATCTGATGCACCTGCTGGACAAGAATCTTTGAGTCGGCCAAGCACTTCAACTGGTGATGAAGGCCTTGCTACACCTCAAGCCGAGGCTTCTGTCCCTTCAGTTTCAACCAATGTGGCACCTCAGGATGCTTATTTCCAGGGTCTTGCTTTGGTGAAAACTTTGGTCAAGTTGATGCCTAACTGGTTACAGAACAATCGTGTTGTCTTTGATACGCTGGTATTGATGTGGAAGTCGCCAGCAAGAATCTCCCGTCTGCAAAATGAACAGGAATTAAACTTAGTGCAG GTCAAAGAGAGCAAATGGCTTGTCAAATGCTTCCTGAATTATTTGCGACATGATAAAACTGAAATCAATGTTCTGTTTGATATCCTTTCCATCTTCCTCTTTCGTACTCGTATAGACTTTACCTTCTTGAAGGAGTTCTATATCATTGAG GTTGCTGAAGGATATCCATCCAACATGAAGAGAACCCTGCTCCTGCATTTTTTGAACCTTTTCCAATCGAGACAACTTGGTCTTGATCATTTGGTGGTTGTAATGCAAATGCTTATTCTTCCGATGCTTGGTCATGCATTTCAGAATGGTCAGACTTGGGATGTAGTTGACTCTGCTATAATTAAGACTATTGTTGACAAGCTTCTTGACCCTCCTGAAGAG GTCTCTGCTGATTATGATGAGCCTTTGAGGATAGAGCTTTTGCAACTCGCTACTCTCCTTCTCAAGTATCTGCAGACGGACCTTGTTCATCATCGGAAGGAACTTATAAAGTTTGGTTGGAATCATCTTAAACGGGAAGATAGTGCTAGTAAACAGTGGGCATTTGTTAATGTCTGCCATTTCTTGGAGGCTTATCAAGCTCCAGAGAAAATTATACTTCAG GTATTTGTCGCTCTCCTCAGGACTTGCCAGCCGGAGAATAAAATGTTGGTTAAGCAAGCGCTTGATATACTCATGCCAGCACTTCCAAGAAGGTTACCGCTTGGTGATTCCCGTATGCCTATCTGGATACGTTACACCAAAAAGATTCTTGTTGAGGAGGGTCATTCTATCCCTAATCTCATCCACATTTTCCAGCTCATAGTTCGCCATTCAGATCTATTCTACAGTTGTAGAGCACAGTTTGTACCTCAGATGGTGAACTCTCTGAGTCGCCTTGGATTGCCATATAATACTACAGCTGAAAATAGACGACTTGCTATTGAACTTGCTGGGTTGGTTGTAAACTGGGAACGACAAAGACAAAGTGAAATGAAAATAGTACCTGCTAATGATGGGACTGGTCAAAATGCTGACGGACTGAGTCATGCTTCTGCTGGTAGTGTTGATCTTAAGCATCCAACGGATGGATCTTCATTCTCAGAAGATCCTAGTAAGCGTGTGAAGGTTGAACCTGGTCTTCAATCCCTGTGTGTTATGTCGCCTGGTGGTGCTTCCTCAATTCCTAATATTGAAATTCCTGGATCTGGTGGGCAACCAGATGAAGAGTTTAAGCCAAATGCAGCTATGGAGGAAATGATTATTAATTTTCTTATCAGA GTAGCATTAGTAATAGAGCCCAAAGATAAGGAAGCAAGTTTGATGTATAAACAAGCTTTGGATCTGTTATCACAAGCCTTGGAGGTGTGGCCAAATGCTAAtgtcaaatttaattatttggaGAAGCTGCTCAGCAATGCTCCACCTTCTCAGTCAAAGGACCCTGCCATAGCACTAGTCCAGGGCCTAGATGTGATGAACACGGTTTTGGAGAAGCAACCTCATCTGTTCATCCGCAACAATATCAACCAGTTATCTCAG ATTCTAGAACCGTGCTTCAAATACAAAGTGCTTGATGCTGGGAAGTCACTTTGCTCCCTCTTGAAAATGGTTTCCCTTGCTTTTCCTCCTGAAGCAGCTAATACAACACAAGATGTGAAGATGTTGTATCAAAAGGTAGAAGAGTTTATACAGAAGCACCTTGCTGCTGTTGCAGCTCCTCAGACTTCTGGAGAAGATAATTCAGGTAGCATGGTCAGCTTTGTGCTTTATGTAATCAAAACCTTGGCAGAGGTGCACAAAAACTTTATTGAACCAGCAAATCTGGTCCGTCTTCTTCAGCGCCTGGCTCGAGACATGGGGTCATCCATTGGATCCCATGTGAGGCAG GGTCAGAGATCAGATCCTGATTCTGCTGTCACATCTTCTCGTCAAGGTGCTGATGTTGGTGTTGTCATCACCAACCTGAAATCTGTGTTGGGCCTTATTAACGAAAGGGTCATGGTCATCCCAGATTGTAAACGATCTGTAACACAAATACTCAACTCCCTGCTGTCTGAGAAGGGTACTGACCCTTCTGTGTTGCTTAGCATATTAGATGTAATAAAGGGATGGATTGAAGTGGACATGACTAAACCTGGAGTTGCTATTGCATCTAGTACCTTTCTTTCTCCAAAAGATGTTGTTTCTTTCCTCCAGAGGCTTTCACAAGTGGATAAACAGAACTTCACCCCTAGTCCTGCAGAAGAGTGGGACAAAAAGTATCTTGAGCTTCTCTATGGTCTTTGTGCAGATTCAAACAA GTATGCTCTCTCTCTGCGTCAAGAAGTTTTCCAGAAGGTAGAGAGGCAATATTTACTTGGTTTACGGGCAAAAGATCCTGAAGTGAGAATGAGGTTTTTCTCTCTTTATCATGAATCCCTTGGGAGAACACTGTTCACAAGATTGCAGTACATCATCCAAATACAGGACTGGGAGGCTTTGAGTGACGTATTTTGGCTAAAGCAAGGGCTTGATCTTCTTTTGGCTATATTGGTTGAGAATAAGTCTATAACGCTGGCTCCAAATTCTGCCAAGGTGCCTCCACTTGTTGTGTCAGGTTCTGTTGGTGATTCTACAGGGCCACAACCTATGGTCTTGGATGTTCCAGAAGGTTCGGAAGAGGCTCCTCTAACCTTTGATAGTTTTGTGGCAAAACATACACAATTTTTGAATGAAATGAGCAAGCTCCAG GTTGCTGATCTTGTCATTCCACTGCGAGAACTGGCACACACAGATGCAAACGTTGCATATCACCTCTGGGTTTTGGTGTTTCCTATTGTATGGGTGACTTTGCACAAGGAAGAACAGGTAGCCCTTGCAAAGCCAATGATAACTCTGTTATCAAAGGACTATCATAAGAAGCAGGCAACCCATCGGCCAAATGTCGTGCAAGCTCTTCTGGAAGGACTTCAGCTAAGTCATCCTCAGCCTAGAATGCCTAGTGAATTAATCAAGTACATTGGAAAGACTTACAATGCGTGGCACATTGCGCTAGCCCTGCTGGAAAGTCATGTTATGCTTTTTTTGAATGATACTAAATGCTCGGAGTCTCTGGCTGAGCTTTACCGATTACTCAATGAAGAAGATATGAGGTGTGGATTGTGGAAGAAAAGGTCAATTACTGCTGAGACGCGGGCTGGACTTTCACTGGTTCAGCATGGCTATTGGCAGCGGGCTCAAAGTCTCTTCTACCAGGCCATGGTTAAAGCAACCCAAGGCACTTATAACAATACGGTACCAAAAGCTGAGATGTGTCTTTGGGAGGAGCAGTGGCTAAGTTGTGCTGGCCAACTCAGTCAATGGGATGTGCTGGTTGACTTTGGGAAGATGGTTGAGAATTATGAGATATTGCTTGATAGTCTGTGGAAACAGCCTGATTGGGCATATTTGAAAGACCATGTTATCCCTAAGGCTCAAGTGGAGGAGACACCAAAACTTCGTATTATTCAGGCATATTTTTCCCTCCATGAGAAGAGTACAAATGGTGTTGCAGAGGCTGAAAACATTGTCGGAAAAGGTGTTGATCTTGCTTTGGAACAGTGGTGGCAGTTACCTGAAATGTCCATTCATGCCAGAATTCCCCTTCTACAGCAATTTCAACAACTTGTTGAAGTTCAAGAATCAGCTAGGATAATTGTGGACATTGCCAATGGAAATAAACTTTCTGGAAATTCTGTTGTTGGGGCTCATGGTGGCCTATATGCGGATCTTAAGGACATCCTTGAGACGTGGAGACTGAGGATACCAAATGAATGGGACAGTTCATCtgtttggtatgatttgcttCAATGGAGGAATGAAATGTATAATGCTGTGATTGATGCTTTTAAGGATTTTGGTACTACAAATTCACAGTTGCATCACCTTGGATACCGTGACAAGGCGTGGAATGTCAATAAGCTTGCTCATATTGCTCGCAAGCAGGGACTTTCTGAGGTGTGTGTGTCTGTATTGGAGAAAATGTATGGACATTCGACCATGGAAGTTCAG GAAGCTTTTGTAAAAATAAGAGAACAAGCAAAGGCTTATCTAGAAATGAAGGGAGAGCTGACTAGCGGCCTTAATTTGATAAACAGTACTAATCTGGAGTATTTTTCTGTTAAACACAAAGCTGAAATCTTTCGCCTCAAGGGAGACTTTCTGTTGAAGCTTAATGATTGCGAAGGGGCTAATCTTGCTTATTCAAATGCCATCAGCCTTTTCAAGAATCTGCCGAAGGGGTGGATTAGTTGGGGAAACTATTGTGACATG GCTTATAAGGAAACACACGAAGAGATTTGGTTAGAGTATGCTGTTAGCTGCTTTTTACAAGGCATCAAATTTGGTATTCCTAATTCCAGAAGCCACCTTGCACGGGTTCTATATCTTCTCAGTTTCGATACTCCAAATGAACCCGTAGGGAGGGCATTTGATAAGTACCTGGAACAGATACCCCACTGGGTTTGGCTTTCTTGGATTCCACAGTTATTACTTTCCTTGCAGAGGACAGAAGCTCCACATTGCAAGCTTGTTCTATTAAAAGTTGCTACCGTCTATCCACAG GCTTTGTATTACTGGTTGCGAACATATTTGCTTGAGCGCCGTGATGTTGCAAATAAGTCTGAATATGGTAGAATGGCAATGGCACAGCAGAGAATGCAGCAAAATGTCGCTGGTGCCAGTGCAGCTGGATCTATGGGCCTTGTTGATGGGAATGCTAGAATGGCTGGCCAGAGTGGGGGTTCATCAGCTGTTGACAATCATATTCCCCAGGGAGCTCAGTCCGGTGGAGGTGTTGGGTCACATGATGGCAGTAGTTCTCAAATTCAGGAACCTGAAAGGCCAGACAGTAGTATGCCCTCTGGTAATGACCAGTCCTTACACCAGAGCTCATCAGGCGGTGATGGAGGTCAAGCTGCATTGCGCCGTAATAGTGCTCTGACTCTGGTTGCATCTGCTGCCAGTGCTTTTGATGCAGCCAAAGATATAATGGAAACTTTACGCAGCAAACATTCTAATCTTGCCAGTGAACTTGAG atcttgctcacagagatTGGATCCAGATTCGTCACTTTACCAGAGGAGAGACTGTTGGCAGTTGTTAATGCTCTACTTCACCGTTGCTACAAGTACCCTACTGCAACTACAGCTGAAGTTCCTCAGTCTCTGAAGAAGGAGCTTTCTGGTGTGTGTAGAGCATGTTTCTCAGCAGATGCAGTGAACAAACATGTTGAATTTGTAAGAGAATACAAGCAGGATTTTGAACGTGATCTCGATCCTGACAGTACTGCAACATTTCCAGCAACTCTTTCTGAACTTACTGAAAGACTGAAGCATTGGAAAAATGTCCTGCAAAGCAACGTGGAGGACCGCTTTCCAGCTGTGCTGAAGTTGGAAGATGAAAGTAGGGTGTTGAGAGATTTTCATGTTGTTGATGTGGAGGTTCCAGGGCAATATTTTACCGATCAGGCAA TTGCGCCCGATCATACTGTGAAGTTAGACAGGGTGGGAGCTGATATTCCAATAGTGCGGAGACATGGAAGCAGCTTCCGCCGTCTGACTCTGATTGGATCAGATGGTTCTCAGCGCCATTTTATTGTTCAGACATCTTTAACACCAAATGCTAGAAGTGATGAACGGATCTTACAGCTTTTCCGTGTGATGAATCGGATGTTTGACAAGCACAAGGAATCACGACGGCGGCACATCTGCATTCACACTCCTATTATTATACCCGTGTGGTCTCAG GTTCGCATGGTAGAGGATGATCTGATGTACAGCACTTTCCTTGAGGTTTATGAGAACCATTGTGCTAGAAATGACCGAGAAGCGGACTTACCGATCACATTTTTCAAGGAGCAACTCAACCAAGCAATATCTGGCCAGATTTCACCAGATGCTGTTGTTGATCTCCGTCTTCAAGCATATAATGAGATAACAAAAAGTTTTGTCACGGACAGCATCTTCTCACAGTATATGTACAAAACTCTATTGAGTGGCAATCACATGTGGGCTTTCAAAAAGCAGTTTGCTATCCAGTTGGCTCTTTCTAGTTTTATGTCTTTCATGCTACAAATTGGTGGAAGGTCTCCAAACAAGATATTATTTGCTAAAAACACTGGAAAAATCTTTCAGACTGATTTCCATCCTGCATATGATTCAAATGGAATGATTGAATTTAATGAACCGGTGCCCTTCCGCTTGACTAGAAATTTGCAAgcatttttctctcattttggagTAGAAGGTTTAGTTGTTTCTGCCATGTGTGCAGCTGCGCAGGCTGTGGTCTCCCCTAAA CAAAGCCAGCACTTATGGTATCATCTGGCTATGTTTTTTCGAGATGAGCTGTTATCTTGGTCTTGGAGAAGACCTCTTGGGATGCCTCTGGCCCCTGTTGTAGGAGCAGGTAGTCTGAACCCCGTGGACTTCAAACAAAAAGTCACTACAAATGTTGAGAATGTCATTGGACGGATCAATGGAATAGCCCCACAGTACATCTCTGAAGAG GAGGAGAATGGCATGGATCCGCCACAATCTCTGCAGAGGGGTGTAGCGGAGTTAGTTGAAGCTGCCCTTACTCCAAGGAACTTGTGCATGATGGATCCAACATGGCACCCTtggttctga